The following coding sequences lie in one Metallumcola ferriviriculae genomic window:
- the codY gene encoding GTP-sensing pleiotropic transcriptional regulator CodY yields the protein MKTLLEKMRAMNDLIQKSAGQPVDFKEMGKALSEHVEANCYIIGCYGEVLGYAFSRGRSCDTIDDILYEAKCFPEDYAQSLEDIKMTKANVAHKDYCVLSNGRETCVFGNKVTTYIPMIGGAEKLGTVVLSKFDQWFSDGDLVLAEYGATVIAMEMLRAQSEKSEEIARLKAMVHVATQTLSYSEAEAIVAILRGLEGNEGVIVASKIADEAGITRSVIVNALRKFESAGVINSKSLGMKGTYIRVLNSFIWEELDKMSPTGIKF from the coding sequence ATGAAAACATTATTGGAAAAAATGCGAGCAATGAACGACTTGATTCAAAAGTCCGCAGGACAACCGGTGGACTTTAAGGAAATGGGTAAAGCACTTAGTGAGCATGTGGAAGCAAACTGCTATATCATTGGTTGTTACGGAGAAGTTCTCGGGTATGCTTTTTCCCGGGGTCGTTCTTGCGATACCATTGACGACATACTTTATGAGGCCAAGTGCTTTCCAGAAGATTACGCCCAATCCTTGGAGGACATTAAAATGACCAAGGCTAATGTGGCCCACAAGGATTACTGTGTTTTATCAAATGGAAGAGAGACCTGCGTTTTTGGTAATAAAGTCACAACTTATATTCCCATGATCGGTGGTGCCGAGAAATTGGGAACTGTAGTATTGAGTAAATTCGACCAGTGGTTTTCCGATGGAGATTTAGTATTGGCGGAATATGGTGCTACAGTAATTGCAATGGAAATGCTCCGTGCCCAATCAGAAAAATCAGAAGAAATTGCGCGCCTAAAGGCAATGGTACATGTAGCTACCCAGACTCTTTCCTACTCTGAGGCTGAGGCCATCGTAGCGATACTGCGTGGTCTTGAAGGAAATGAGGGGGTTATTGTAGCTAGTAAAATTGCTGATGAGGCTGGTATCACCCGCTCAGTAATTGTTAATGCCCTGCGGAAATTCGAAAGCGCCGGGGTAATTAATTCTAAATCTCTAGGTATGAAGGGTACTTATATCAGAGTACTTAACTCATTTATTTGGGAGGAACTTGATAAAATGTCCCCGACTGGGATAAAATTTTAA
- a CDS encoding YkvI family membrane protein encodes MKKEKKLSPLTVGATYIGTVVGAGFASGQEVLLFFGYFGPIAYIGLGLSTLLFMFFGWQMLLYGYKLKAESHLPVVKYFTGRIIGTLIDIVITFFLFGALTLMAAGAGSLFKEQFGLAPFFGSITVIAATFVTVALGVSSVIRSISLVVPLLLTAVTYVSVRVIIDSNLIGISAVNALPGNAVVGNWLLAATLYVSYNLILAVAVLAPLGREANDRHSINAGALLGGLGLGLGAIVIATALLLTRSTAAQFEVPMIFLAGTISPLVQTIYSGVLFAEVYTTAVGGLYGFVARLAGSGKKRLWFTAGASLGALVLSGIGFVNLIRYLLPAVGYIGLLLLTGIVYQFVRERSVNLSPIPAVKPQDNRDKRDR; translated from the coding sequence ATGAAAAAAGAGAAAAAACTTTCTCCATTGACTGTTGGAGCAACATATATAGGTACTGTAGTTGGTGCCGGTTTTGCTTCAGGTCAAGAAGTACTTTTGTTTTTTGGCTATTTTGGGCCGATTGCTTATATTGGCTTAGGTTTATCCACTTTATTATTTATGTTTTTTGGCTGGCAGATGTTATTATACGGTTATAAGCTAAAGGCAGAGTCACACCTTCCGGTAGTTAAGTATTTTACCGGTAGGATCATTGGAACTTTGATAGATATTGTGATTACTTTTTTTTTGTTTGGCGCATTAACACTTATGGCTGCCGGTGCGGGGTCCTTATTTAAAGAACAATTTGGCTTGGCACCGTTTTTTGGCAGTATAACAGTTATTGCCGCCACATTTGTCACAGTAGCTCTTGGCGTAAGCAGTGTTATCCGGTCCATTAGTTTAGTGGTGCCCTTGCTGTTGACAGCGGTAACATACGTCAGTGTTAGGGTCATTATCGACTCAAATTTAATCGGGATAAGTGCTGTTAATGCTCTGCCCGGTAACGCAGTTGTAGGAAACTGGCTTCTGGCAGCGACGCTTTACGTGTCGTATAATTTAATTTTAGCGGTAGCCGTGCTCGCTCCGCTTGGGCGCGAAGCCAATGACCGCCATTCCATCAACGCTGGTGCTTTATTGGGTGGACTGGGTCTGGGATTAGGGGCAATAGTAATAGCTACCGCGCTTCTCCTTACCAGATCCACAGCGGCTCAATTTGAAGTACCTATGATTTTTCTTGCCGGTACCATATCACCGTTGGTGCAAACAATTTACAGCGGTGTGCTTTTTGCCGAAGTGTACACTACCGCGGTAGGTGGCCTTTATGGTTTTGTGGCCAGGTTGGCTGGCTCCGGTAAAAAACGGCTTTGGTTCACTGCGGGTGCAAGTCTTGGTGCATTAGTCCTCAGTGGAATTGGTTTTGTCAATCTTATTCGCTATCTGCTTCCCGCTGTAGGTTATATTGGGCTGTTATTATTGACAGGCATTGTGTATCAATTTGTTCGGGAGCGGTCAGTAAATTTATCACCAATACCCGCAGTTAAACCACAGGATAATAGAGATAAGCGGGACCGGTAG
- a CDS encoding cofactor-independent phosphoglycerate mutase, with product MKYIVLLGDGMADYPIPSLGNRTPLQYASTPNMDKLAEVSQLGMVTTVPAGFSPGSDVANLSVIGYDPKTYYTGRSPLEAISMGIDLLPGDISFRCNLVTLSDEENYQDKRMLDYCAGEISSEEAAELIKTINETLAPEGINFYPGISYRHLMVWHNGTGEQHCTPPHDIADKTIGNYLPQGNGSEELLNMMLNSNKLIEEHPINLLRKERGKNPANSIWLWGQGTKPKMPAFKDVYGVEGAMISAVDLTKGIAQAVGLQVVDVHGATGNIHTNFTGKAKAALKILSEGSDFVYLHIEAPDEAGHQGDLETKIQAIEAIDRLVLGEIISGMKELDDYKLVVLPDHPTPISLRTHTAEPVPFMLFNSAAIKNGPRIFHEKSALAANFHIDQGPDLMKLFLR from the coding sequence GTGAAATATATAGTGTTATTGGGCGACGGGATGGCAGATTACCCGATACCAAGCTTAGGTAATCGTACCCCGCTTCAGTATGCGTCTACTCCGAACATGGACAAACTAGCAGAAGTAAGTCAACTTGGCATGGTAACAACCGTCCCGGCTGGTTTTTCCCCGGGAAGTGACGTGGCCAACCTTTCCGTAATCGGCTATGACCCAAAAACTTATTACACGGGTAGGTCCCCCTTAGAGGCCATCAGTATGGGAATTGACCTTTTACCTGGTGATATTTCCTTTCGCTGTAATTTAGTGACCCTTTCCGATGAAGAAAATTACCAAGACAAAAGAATGCTTGACTACTGCGCCGGGGAAATATCCTCCGAAGAAGCAGCCGAACTAATCAAAACGATTAATGAAACCCTTGCTCCTGAAGGAATCAATTTCTATCCGGGAATAAGTTACCGACATTTAATGGTATGGCATAATGGTACGGGTGAGCAGCATTGCACGCCTCCTCATGATATCGCGGATAAGACTATTGGCAATTATCTTCCTCAAGGAAACGGTAGTGAAGAGTTGCTTAACATGATGTTAAACAGCAATAAGCTGATTGAGGAACATCCTATAAACCTGCTTAGAAAAGAGCGGGGTAAAAACCCCGCTAATTCCATCTGGTTGTGGGGACAGGGAACTAAACCAAAGATGCCCGCTTTTAAAGACGTATATGGCGTTGAAGGCGCAATGATCTCAGCCGTGGATCTCACCAAAGGCATAGCCCAAGCGGTCGGGCTACAGGTAGTGGACGTGCACGGTGCCACCGGAAACATCCACACCAACTTTACCGGCAAAGCCAAAGCTGCCCTAAAAATTTTGTCGGAAGGAAGCGACTTTGTCTATCTTCATATCGAAGCACCTGACGAAGCGGGACACCAGGGAGACTTAGAGACCAAAATACAGGCCATTGAAGCCATTGACCGGCTTGTATTAGGAGAAATTATCTCGGGGATGAAAGAATTGGATGATTACAAATTAGTGGTTCTCCCCGATCACCCCACACCTATCAGTTTGCGTACCCATACTGCAGAACCGGTACCATTTATGTTGTTTAACAGTGCAGCAATAAAAAACGGCCCTAGAATCTTTCATGAGAAATCAGCTCTAGCTGCAAATTTCCACATCGACCAAGGGCCTGATTTAATGAAACTTTTCTTGAGGTAA
- the serC gene encoding 3-phosphoserine/phosphohydroxythreonine transaminase, with translation MMNKVFNFYPGPATLPQPVLETARTELLNYRDSGMSVMEMSHRSKPIENVIASAEANLKELLKIPEGYRVLFLQGGATSQFFMIPFNFLTKDQTANYVLTGSFAEKAYKEALKTGSAHTAASTKEEKFRSIPKLEDISVSDNAAYLHLTSNNTIYGTQWQQFPQLSIPVVADMSSDILSRPFDVSNFDLIYAGAQKNLGPAGVTVVIISEKLINISAQAKLPDMLKYSVHAEKDSMFNTPPTFPVYIVNLVLEWIKENGGLEKMAARNQEKADMVYQVIDQNPDFYQGHAISDRSLMNISFRLPNEDLEKEFVHSAEKVGLVGLKGHRSVGGIRASIYNAMPVEGCAALAAFMLAFRKTH, from the coding sequence ATGATGAATAAAGTCTTTAACTTTTACCCAGGGCCGGCCACACTGCCGCAACCGGTGCTGGAAACAGCGAGAACAGAACTTTTGAATTACCGTGACTCGGGTATGTCAGTGATGGAAATGAGTCACCGTTCAAAACCAATAGAAAACGTTATTGCCTCCGCAGAAGCTAATTTGAAGGAGTTACTAAAAATACCCGAAGGATACCGAGTGCTATTTTTACAGGGCGGTGCTACTTCTCAATTTTTCATGATACCTTTCAACTTCTTGACAAAGGACCAGACCGCTAACTATGTGCTCACCGGAAGTTTTGCGGAGAAAGCTTATAAAGAAGCGTTAAAAACCGGCAGTGCTCATACTGCCGCTTCTACTAAAGAGGAAAAATTTCGTTCTATTCCCAAACTTGAAGATATTTCAGTCAGTGACAATGCTGCATATCTGCATCTCACTTCGAACAATACTATTTACGGAACCCAATGGCAGCAGTTCCCCCAGCTGTCTATTCCAGTGGTAGCCGATATGTCCAGCGACATTTTATCTCGTCCTTTTGACGTATCAAACTTTGATTTGATCTATGCTGGAGCACAGAAGAACCTTGGACCGGCAGGAGTTACCGTAGTAATAATCAGTGAGAAACTCATAAACATCAGTGCCCAGGCAAAACTGCCGGATATGCTAAAGTACTCTGTCCATGCAGAAAAAGATTCTATGTTTAACACACCGCCAACTTTCCCCGTTTATATAGTTAACCTTGTACTCGAATGGATTAAGGAAAACGGAGGGTTAGAAAAGATGGCGGCACGCAACCAAGAGAAAGCCGATATGGTTTACCAAGTAATTGACCAAAATCCGGACTTTTATCAAGGCCATGCAATCAGTGACAGGTCACTTATGAACATTTCCTTCCGATTACCCAATGAAGACCTAGAAAAAGAGTTTGTGCATAGCGCTGAGAAAGTCGGCCTGGTAGGTTTAAAAGGGCACCGTTCCGTTGGTGGCATTCGCGCTTCCATTTATAACGCCATGCCCGTAGAAGGATGTGCTGCTTTAGCGGCATTCATGCTGGCATTTAGGAAAACTCATTAA
- the minC gene encoding septum site-determining protein MinC, whose amino-acid sequence MQNEALHECINIKGTKHGLLIYCNGQVAEGSLTATLEKRLQEANGFFSGAMYSLHCIPPTNEDTTKQLHTLCKHYGLVLADTPIEPPKPVKKHKMRRKPAPIKAKPTTGPMGDTLLLHKNIRSGGKVTHDGNVVLLGDLNPGAEIKATGNILVLGALRGTAHAGCAGDMDAVIAAYKLHPSQLRIADKIARSPESLIERPFPELAFASEEEGIIIEKYNPNKRR is encoded by the coding sequence TTGCAAAATGAGGCATTACATGAATGCATTAATATAAAAGGGACCAAACATGGTTTGTTAATCTATTGTAACGGCCAGGTCGCCGAGGGAAGCCTAACCGCCACACTTGAGAAGAGACTGCAGGAAGCCAACGGCTTTTTTAGCGGCGCTATGTATTCCTTGCATTGTATTCCACCGACCAACGAGGATACGACGAAGCAACTGCACACCCTATGTAAACATTATGGGCTCGTCCTGGCGGATACCCCTATTGAACCGCCAAAACCCGTAAAAAAACATAAAATGCGCAGAAAACCGGCCCCGATTAAGGCAAAACCTACCACCGGGCCAATGGGGGATACACTGTTGCTGCATAAAAACATCCGCTCCGGCGGTAAAGTAACTCATGACGGCAATGTAGTCCTGCTTGGCGATTTAAACCCAGGAGCTGAAATCAAAGCAACCGGCAACATCCTCGTGTTGGGAGCACTGAGGGGTACGGCTCATGCCGGCTGTGCAGGGGATATGGACGCTGTTATAGCAGCTTATAAACTCCATCCCAGTCAACTGCGCATCGCGGATAAAATTGCCCGTTCACCGGAAAGTCTCATTGAACGGCCATTCCCAGAACTGGCTTTCGCCAGCGAAGAAGAAGGTATTATAATTGAAAAATATAACCCCAATAAAAGAAGATAG
- a CDS encoding fumarylacetoacetate hydrolase family protein, producing MRLATIVSAGEETLALVITDHVIPLTNINKHYHTRWNTCLYSLLSDQQLDQFKDWVSQQNHNTLTSLALKKTADITPLYRHPRKIWGIGLNYAEHAGDLEEKSPTTAPASFMKPDTTIIGPGDAIQIPKQSQRTTAEAELGVIIGKRCKNITPAAAPEYVAGFTNIIDMTAEDILRQNPRYLTRSKSFDTFFSFGPYLVTPDEVADVLLLEVATVINGSVHRKNYVNNMTFNPWELVAFHSQVMTLLPGDIISTGTPGAVVIADGDEVSCEITGFPTLQNSVMDLKTDRA from the coding sequence TTGCGCTTGGCTACAATAGTATCAGCAGGTGAAGAAACTCTGGCATTAGTAATTACAGATCATGTTATACCCTTAACCAATATCAATAAACATTACCACACCCGATGGAATACCTGTCTCTACTCTCTGTTATCTGACCAACAGCTGGACCAATTTAAAGACTGGGTATCTCAACAAAATCATAATACCCTTACCAGTCTGGCCCTAAAAAAGACCGCGGATATCACCCCTCTTTACAGACACCCGCGAAAGATATGGGGAATAGGTCTAAATTACGCAGAACATGCAGGGGATTTAGAGGAAAAAAGCCCCACTACGGCGCCGGCCAGCTTTATGAAACCTGATACCACAATAATAGGACCAGGAGACGCAATCCAAATACCTAAGCAATCCCAACGCACCACTGCTGAGGCAGAACTCGGGGTCATTATTGGCAAACGCTGCAAAAATATTACACCGGCTGCGGCACCCGAATATGTGGCAGGCTTTACCAACATCATTGATATGACTGCTGAAGACATATTAAGACAAAACCCACGCTATCTTACTCGCTCTAAAAGCTTTGATACTTTTTTCAGCTTTGGCCCCTATTTGGTAACTCCTGATGAAGTGGCAGATGTTTTGTTGCTTGAAGTCGCCACTGTTATTAACGGCAGTGTTCATCGCAAAAACTATGTCAACAATATGACATTTAACCCCTGGGAGTTGGTTGCATTCCATTCTCAGGTAATGACACTTCTGCCGGGAGATATTATTTCTACGGGCACACCCGGGGCGGTAGTAATCGCTGATGGTGATGAAGTAAGCTGCGAGATTACCGGCTTCCCTACTTTACAAAATTCAGTGATGGATTTAAAAACAGACCGCGCATGA
- a CDS encoding oxaloacetate decarboxylase subunit alpha yields MSGKPVGITDTTFRDAHQSLLATRMKIDHMLPIAEKMDKVGFYSMEVWGGATFDSCMRFLNEDPWERLRKLREVLKNTKLQMLLRGQNLVGYRHYADDVVEAFITKAKENGIDIFRIFDALNDVRNMAKAMEVAKSVGGHVQATISYTTSPVHNIDHYVEKSLELQKLGADSLCIKDMAGILTPIHGYDLVKRLKQELEIPIQLHCHYTSGMASMTYLKAIEAGVDVIDTAISSLSMGTSQPATEPMIATLQGTEWDTGLDLDLLSEIAEYFKGIRGEYKAFDLAGNTVDANVLLYQIPGGMLSNFYSQLSQQNSLDKLPDVLAEVPRVRKDFGYPPLVTPSSQIVGSQAVFNILAGERYKMVTNEVKNYMRGLYGRPPAEVDPEIRKKIIGDEQPIEGRPADLLEPQLPAAKKEIAQYMEKEEDIISYAIFPQVAERFLEERMSKKTKVDFRIAQEGPENGQSPYHPV; encoded by the coding sequence ATGTCAGGTAAACCCGTGGGAATTACAGACACCACTTTTCGGGATGCACACCAGTCTCTGTTGGCTACGAGGATGAAAATTGACCATATGCTGCCCATTGCAGAGAAGATGGATAAAGTTGGTTTTTACTCTATGGAAGTTTGGGGCGGGGCAACATTTGACAGTTGTATGCGCTTTCTCAATGAAGATCCGTGGGAGCGGTTACGTAAACTAAGAGAAGTATTGAAGAATACCAAGCTGCAAATGCTGCTTCGGGGTCAGAATCTGGTGGGCTATCGTCATTATGCCGACGATGTAGTGGAGGCCTTTATTACCAAGGCTAAGGAGAACGGCATAGACATTTTCCGCATCTTCGATGCGTTAAATGATGTTCGCAACATGGCTAAAGCGATGGAGGTGGCCAAAAGCGTTGGCGGCCATGTCCAGGCAACAATTTCCTACACCACCAGTCCCGTACATAACATCGACCATTACGTGGAAAAATCATTGGAGCTGCAGAAGCTGGGTGCGGATTCCCTTTGTATTAAGGATATGGCCGGCATTCTTACGCCGATACATGGCTACGACTTGGTTAAAAGGCTCAAACAGGAGTTAGAAATACCTATTCAGCTGCACTGTCATTATACTAGTGGTATGGCATCCATGACCTATCTCAAGGCCATAGAAGCCGGTGTGGACGTTATTGATACGGCCATCTCTTCTTTATCTATGGGCACTTCCCAACCGGCGACGGAGCCAATGATCGCGACACTGCAGGGGACTGAGTGGGATACAGGACTAGACCTTGACCTATTATCTGAAATTGCTGAGTACTTTAAGGGTATCCGCGGCGAATATAAAGCGTTTGATTTGGCTGGTAATACGGTAGATGCCAATGTGCTTCTTTACCAAATTCCCGGGGGTATGTTATCAAATTTCTATTCTCAGTTATCACAACAGAATTCACTGGATAAGCTGCCTGATGTTTTGGCAGAGGTACCACGGGTAAGGAAGGATTTTGGGTACCCGCCGTTGGTGACTCCATCTAGCCAGATTGTCGGGTCCCAGGCGGTATTCAATATTTTGGCAGGGGAACGCTACAAAATGGTTACCAATGAAGTAAAAAATTACATGCGCGGTTTATATGGACGCCCGCCTGCGGAAGTTGACCCGGAAATACGGAAAAAAATTATCGGCGATGAACAGCCCATAGAAGGTCGTCCAGCAGACTTGTTGGAACCCCAGCTGCCGGCCGCAAAGAAAGAAATTGCTCAGTACATGGAAAAGGAAGAGGACATAATTTCCTACGCTATTTTTCCCCAAGTGGCGGAAAGATTCCTGGAGGAAAGAATGTCTAAAAAGACCAAGGTGGATTTTCGTATTGCCCAGGAAGGGCCGGAAAATGGACAATCACCGTATCATCCGGTGTAA
- a CDS encoding phosphodiester glycosidase family protein — protein sequence MRKISLLLLFLMAPLLGIIVGFNQQLPQLGIEQKQLIFSVDSLEERTANYQAEVSRLENGISFINEILAEQQRQYEEQQELLQQLAQKSQSQKVKSEEIYEERILAKLGEPFETVRNDRVELKLFSINENGYRGYAAKVKLFDPRAMQVVLAKDTLGETETTSDALERSGAIFGVNGGGFFKVVKDGNQKALPIGNTMIDGELVGGFSPTHDDLFFSGWTKKAELIGGMFKEEADLIRNRPWQGVSFVPMLFQEGRPLPIPEKWQREKHPRTVIGQYANGDILFLVIDGRRKGWSAGISLESLQLKLYDLGIIEAYNLDGGGSSTFVYNGKVINRPSDGRERPVTTNIVIVP from the coding sequence ATGCGAAAGATTAGTCTGCTGCTATTATTTTTGATGGCACCGTTATTGGGTATTATTGTAGGATTCAATCAGCAACTTCCCCAGTTAGGGATTGAACAGAAACAACTGATCTTTTCTGTGGACAGTCTTGAAGAGCGGACAGCAAATTATCAGGCGGAAGTATCTCGGTTGGAAAACGGTATCAGCTTCATCAATGAAATCCTGGCGGAACAGCAGCGGCAATATGAAGAGCAGCAAGAACTGCTGCAGCAGCTGGCCCAAAAAAGTCAGTCCCAAAAAGTAAAGTCAGAGGAAATCTATGAAGAAAGAATTCTGGCTAAATTAGGTGAACCATTTGAAACAGTTCGCAATGATCGGGTTGAGCTAAAGCTTTTTTCGATCAATGAAAACGGGTACCGGGGTTACGCGGCAAAAGTAAAGCTTTTTGACCCGCGGGCTATGCAGGTTGTTTTGGCCAAGGACACTCTGGGCGAAACAGAAACTACCAGTGACGCGCTAGAACGAAGCGGAGCGATATTTGGAGTAAACGGGGGCGGCTTCTTCAAAGTGGTTAAAGACGGCAACCAAAAGGCTCTTCCAATTGGCAATACTATGATTGACGGGGAATTGGTTGGCGGTTTTAGTCCCACTCATGATGACCTTTTTTTCTCCGGTTGGACTAAAAAAGCTGAGTTAATTGGTGGGATGTTCAAGGAAGAAGCAGACCTGATACGAAATCGCCCATGGCAGGGTGTTAGTTTTGTTCCCATGCTTTTCCAAGAGGGACGGCCTTTGCCAATACCCGAAAAATGGCAGCGGGAAAAGCATCCGCGCACTGTAATTGGACAGTATGCTAACGGTGATATATTGTTCCTGGTTATCGATGGACGAAGAAAGGGATGGAGCGCTGGGATTAGTCTTGAAAGTTTGCAGCTAAAATTATATGACTTAGGAATTATTGAGGCTTATAACTTAGATGGCGGGGGCTCCAGTACCTTTGTTTATAACGGAAAAGTAATTAATCGGCCGTCAGACGGAAGAGAACGGCCAGTGACTACCAACATAGTGATTGTACCATAA
- a CDS encoding ATP-binding protein, translating into MENSIESSLTTMHKTVIVINLFFVSYSLWIVGAGQSIGNLLMVSLFFLFGVYLSTYTLMNKNRMIYFWDVLCLLSSFAALNIVTYTTGGYYSTYHFLYLMPVVIFIFDGKISLAKAFVNLTTAAMALCWLVQMHMVKHSFVIDDNFLYLLGVIVLMRFEFRILSRLTETVEQKILQMEGDVKIDHQTCLWRYSEFEKLLKGKVLQWKTEGIPFQLVIIDLGNLQYHNSKYGFKTGDKIISGMAEALRNALPSGDEAFRYSGDQFAVFSGADKGTVEEFINGLQADARRVAAKLDIDRLNLLVGCANCPEDACAEDDILEHAMNRLEDAKALVKREKIERQKRAEKMALVGHLAAGLAHELRNPLTSVKGFCQLAKEATGEPTVKGYLDFANDDVERLIKLINDFLLLTKPSAPHLQPLDIIDLLQEIIDFLESQARLYEVSVVMQIPSCFPLVMGDKEQLRQAIVNVMVNAFEAISENGQLNVRLYSLADRIAIAFEDNGMGITKQDISHILNPFFTTKEEGTGLGLAITQHIVASHGGDIVVRSEEGMGTVVTLYLPVLEEKVKHMIG; encoded by the coding sequence TTGGAAAACAGTATAGAGAGTAGCTTAACTACCATGCATAAAACTGTAATAGTTATTAATCTCTTTTTCGTTAGTTATTCCCTATGGATTGTCGGCGCAGGGCAATCCATAGGGAATTTGTTAATGGTAAGTTTGTTTTTTTTATTTGGTGTTTATTTGAGTACCTATACACTGATGAATAAAAATAGAATGATTTATTTTTGGGATGTTCTCTGTCTCCTTTCAAGCTTTGCGGCCTTGAACATTGTTACATATACCACCGGAGGCTATTATAGCACATATCACTTCCTATATCTGATGCCCGTGGTTATTTTCATTTTTGACGGTAAGATTAGCTTAGCTAAGGCTTTTGTCAATCTGACTACCGCTGCCATGGCTTTGTGTTGGTTAGTGCAGATGCATATGGTGAAGCATTCTTTTGTGATAGATGATAACTTCCTGTATCTACTTGGTGTTATAGTGCTGATGCGTTTTGAGTTTCGTATACTGAGCCGTTTGACTGAAACGGTAGAACAAAAGATACTGCAGATGGAAGGAGATGTAAAGATAGACCATCAGACTTGCTTGTGGCGCTACAGTGAATTTGAGAAGCTCTTGAAGGGTAAAGTCTTACAATGGAAAACGGAAGGCATTCCTTTCCAGTTAGTAATCATTGACTTGGGTAATTTGCAGTACCATAATAGCAAGTATGGCTTTAAGACAGGGGATAAGATAATTAGCGGCATGGCTGAGGCATTACGTAACGCCTTGCCTTCAGGAGACGAGGCATTCCGCTATTCAGGGGATCAGTTTGCGGTTTTTTCCGGAGCTGATAAAGGTACGGTGGAAGAATTTATCAACGGCTTACAAGCCGATGCCCGCCGAGTAGCGGCTAAGCTGGACATTGATAGATTAAACCTGTTGGTTGGCTGTGCCAATTGTCCTGAAGATGCATGCGCCGAAGATGATATATTGGAACACGCGATGAACCGTCTGGAAGATGCAAAAGCACTTGTCAAGCGGGAAAAAATAGAACGGCAGAAACGAGCAGAAAAGATGGCTTTGGTGGGGCATCTCGCGGCCGGGCTGGCCCATGAACTACGTAATCCTTTAACTTCGGTAAAGGGCTTTTGTCAGCTGGCGAAGGAAGCCACAGGGGAACCTACCGTCAAAGGGTATCTGGACTTTGCCAATGACGATGTAGAACGGTTAATTAAATTGATTAACGATTTCCTATTATTAACCAAACCTTCTGCTCCACATTTACAACCCCTTGATATTATTGACCTGCTGCAGGAAATTATCGACTTTTTGGAAAGCCAGGCAAGACTTTATGAGGTTTCCGTAGTTATGCAAATTCCCAGTTGCTTTCCTTTAGTGATGGGTGATAAGGAGCAGTTACGGCAGGCTATAGTTAATGTAATGGTAAATGCATTTGAAGCTATCTCCGAAAATGGGCAGTTGAATGTGCGTCTTTATTCCTTGGCGGACCGAATAGCGATTGCCTTTGAAGATAACGGCATGGGAATAACCAAGCAGGATATTAGCCATATTCTTAATCCCTTTTTTACTACAAAGGAAGAGGGGACAGGGTTGGGTCTTGCCATTACCCAGCACATTGTTGCCAGCCATGGCGGGGATATAGTGGTACGCAGTGAGGAAGGAATGGGTACTGTTGTCACCCTATACCTTCCAGTGTTGGAGGAAAAAGTAAAACATATGATCGGCTAA